A genomic stretch from Sphaerodactylus townsendi isolate TG3544 linkage group LG15, MPM_Stown_v2.3, whole genome shotgun sequence includes:
- the SNX11 gene encoding sorting nexin-11, with the protein MLEYQDQEELTTVRVQDPRVQNEGSWNSYVDYKIFLHTNSKAFTAKTSCVRRRYREFVWLKKRLQKNAGLVPVPELPGKSTFFAGHTDEFIEKRRQGLQQFLEKVVQNVVLLSDSQLHLFLQSQLSVPEIEACVQGRGPLSVTDAILHYAMSNCGWVQEENDHSALLARRDLGGSFGGGSHLAQSAADPLPHWSDISMEDSQLESPVSEEEVGHPGSLHAGTVASADRVEAQRKSEEPL; encoded by the exons ATGTTAGAATATCAAGACCAAGAG GAGCTGACCACTGTGCGTGTCCAAGATCCTCGTGTTCAAAACGAGGGGTCCTGGAACTCCTACGTAGACTACAAAATATTCCTTCAT ACCAACAGCAAAGCTTTCACTGCCAAGACTTCTTGTGTGCGCAGACGGTACCGGGAGTTCGTGTGGCTGAAGAAGCGGCTACAGAAGAATGCAGGATTAGT ACCTGTCCCAGAGCTTCCTGGGAAGTCCACTTTCTTTGCTGGCCATACGGATGAGTTCATTGAGAAGCGACGACAGGGTCTTCAGCAGTTCCTGGAAAA GGTGGTACAAAACGTGGTACTCCTTTCCGACAGCCAACTGCACCTCTTCCTGCAGAGCCAGCTCTCTGTGCCAGAGATTGAAGCTTGTGTCCAGGGACGCGGACCCCTGAGCGTCACGGATGCCATCCTCCATTATGCCATGTCCAACTGCGGCTGGGTACAAGAGGAGAATGACCACTCAGCTTTGCTGGCTAGAAGGGATTTGGGTGGCAG CTTTGGAGGAGGAAGCCATCTTGCCCAAAGTGCTGCCGACCCCCTCCCTCACTGGAGTGACATCAGCATGGAGGACAGCCAATTGGAGAGTCCAGTTTCTGAAGAAGAGGTGGGTCACCCAGGGTCACTCCACGCTGGCACCGTAGCATCAGCTGACCGTGTCGAGGCACAGCGCAAGTCGGAGGAGCCCCTTTGA
- the CBX1 gene encoding chromobox protein homolog 1, whose translation MGKKQNKKKVEEVVEEEEEEYVVEKVLDRRVVKGKVEYLLKWKGFSDEDNTWEPEENLDCPDLIAEFLQSQKTAHESDKSEGGKRKAESDSDDRGEESRPKKKKEEAEKPRGFARGFEPERIIGATDSSGELMFLMKWKNSDEADLVPAKEANVKCPQVVISFYEERLTWHSYPSEDDDKKEDKN comes from the exons ATGGGAAAAAAGCAGAACAAGAAGAAAGTGGAAGAAGtcgtagaagaagaggaggaagaatatGTGGTGGAGAAGGTCCTCGACAGGCGGGTGGTGAAAGGAAAAGTCGAGTACCTCCTTAAGTGGAAGGGCTTCTCAGA TGAAGATAACACGTGGGAGCCGGAGGAGAACCTCGACTGCCCCGACCTCATTGCAGAGTTCCTGCAGTCCCAGAAAACAGCACATGAGAGTGACAAGTCGGAAGGAGGCAAGCGCAAGGCAGAGTCAGACTCTGATGACAGAGGGGAGGAGAGTagaccaaagaaaaagaaagaggag GCTGAGAAGCCTCGAGGCTTTGCAAGAGGTTTTGAGCCAGAGCGGATTATTGGTGCCACAGATTCTAGCGGAGAGCTAATGTTTCTGATGAAATG GAAGAACTCCGATGAAGCCGACCTGGTCCCTGCCAAGGAAGCGAACGTCAAGTGCCCACAGGTGGTCATTTCGTTCTACGAGGAGAGGCTGACATGGCACTCCTACCCCTCAGAGGACGATGACAAGAAGGAGGACAAGAACtag